A region of Halalkaliarchaeum desulfuricum DNA encodes the following proteins:
- the citZ gene encoding citrate synthase codes for MVELLQEITRPELNRGLEGVVVDSSSLSDIDGDAGRLIYRGYEIEDLATGASFEEVLHLLWHGELPDRDELEAFVEPMAQERPVGDGVLELMAELARQDEDPMAALRTGVSMLSAYDPEPDAEPEDMAAMARDGRRITAKIPTVLAAFDRYRRGEEPIEPRADLGHAENFLYMLTGEEPDEIAAETFDMALTLHADHGLNASTFTTMVIVSTYADVYNAVTGGIGALAGHWHGGANQDVMYTLMDLDESGLDPIEWVEQTLEEGGRIPGWGHRVYNVKDPRAKILEERSALLAESTGETKWHDYTTAVERYLTDEIGLPEKNIAPNVDFYSGSVYYQLGIPIDLYTPIFAMSRVGGWMAHILEYVEDNRLIRPRARYVGPTSQEFVPLEER; via the coding sequence ATGGTGGAACTCCTGCAAGAGATCACGCGGCCGGAACTGAACCGTGGACTCGAAGGCGTGGTCGTGGACAGCTCATCGTTGAGCGACATCGACGGCGACGCCGGTCGACTCATATACCGGGGATACGAGATCGAAGACCTCGCGACGGGAGCGAGTTTCGAGGAGGTTCTCCACCTGCTGTGGCACGGTGAACTTCCCGATCGCGACGAACTCGAGGCGTTCGTCGAGCCGATGGCCCAGGAGCGCCCCGTCGGCGACGGCGTGCTGGAGCTCATGGCGGAACTCGCCCGCCAGGACGAGGATCCGATGGCAGCCCTCCGGACGGGGGTGTCGATGCTGTCGGCGTACGATCCGGAACCCGACGCAGAGCCCGAGGACATGGCAGCGATGGCCAGGGACGGCCGGCGGATCACCGCCAAGATCCCGACCGTCCTGGCGGCGTTCGATCGCTACCGACGCGGCGAGGAGCCGATCGAACCGCGTGCGGATCTCGGTCACGCCGAGAACTTCCTGTACATGCTAACCGGCGAGGAGCCCGACGAGATCGCCGCCGAGACGTTCGACATGGCGCTGACGCTGCACGCCGACCACGGGTTGAACGCCTCGACGTTCACGACGATGGTGATCGTCAGCACCTACGCGGACGTTTATAATGCGGTCACCGGCGGGATCGGCGCGCTTGCGGGCCACTGGCACGGCGGAGCCAACCAGGACGTGATGTACACCCTGATGGACCTCGACGAGAGCGGTCTCGATCCGATCGAGTGGGTCGAACAGACCCTCGAGGAAGGCGGTCGAATCCCCGGCTGGGGACACCGCGTGTACAACGTCAAGGACCCCCGCGCGAAGATCCTCGAGGAGCGGAGCGCGCTGCTGGCTGAATCCACTGGCGAGACGAAGTGGCACGACTACACCACCGCGGTCGAGCGCTACCTCACAGATGAGATCGGGTTGCCCGAGAAGAACATCGCCCCGAACGTCGACTTCTATTCGGGGTCGGTCTACTACCAGCTCGGCATTCCGATCGACCTGTATACCCCGATCTTCGCGATGAGCCGCGTCGGCGGCTGGATGGCCCACATCCTCGAGTACGTGGAGGACAATCGACTCATCCGGCCGCGTGCGCGGTACGTCGGCCCGACGAGCCAGGAGTTCGTCCCGCTCGAGGAACGGTAG
- a CDS encoding CBS domain-containing protein, protein MTVQYIARTDVITVSPDAGIEEVATTMRDKHIGSVVVTEGDQPVGIVTDRDVGVGIWEFDDPRAATVADVMTDDPVTVESDATIYEGLQTAREAGVRRIPITEDGELVGIFTIDDVLVLIGGELGLISEVIQSHSPPYEG, encoded by the coding sequence ATGACCGTTCAATACATCGCCCGAACTGACGTAATCACAGTATCGCCGGACGCCGGAATCGAGGAAGTTGCAACGACGATGCGGGACAAACACATCGGCAGCGTGGTCGTCACGGAGGGCGACCAACCGGTTGGGATCGTGACCGATCGGGACGTCGGCGTCGGGATCTGGGAGTTCGACGACCCGCGGGCGGCGACCGTCGCCGACGTCATGACGGACGATCCGGTCACCGTCGAGAGCGACGCCACGATCTACGAGGGGTTACAGACCGCCCGCGAGGCGGGGGTCCGTCGGATCCCGATCACCGAGGACGGCGAACTTGTTGGGATATTCACGATCGACGACGTCCTCGTACTGATCGGGGGCGAACTGGGGCTGATTTCCGAGGTCATTCAGTCGCACTCGCCGCCCTACGAGGGATAA
- a CDS encoding twin-arginine translocation signal domain-containing protein — MKPSRRQFLVAGAGAGVTILTGCIAEAPEDNGDENDGTPEDLPGPVTDYTVVSVTREYAGDWWREPDDGPGIAVVLTDPDEVRAVVETDEEVEQFIDETDFAADAVYYLEGVGPNACYSRLDVEELVVIVNGDYTLQATVRARDVSDDDEDCPQVHSFPSVLLRVESEVTIDDATFRMVDGWENEDSVSPMDIGTFAQE, encoded by the coding sequence ATGAAACCTTCCCGCCGCCAGTTCTTGGTCGCCGGCGCCGGAGCCGGCGTCACCATACTCACTGGGTGTATTGCTGAAGCACCCGAGGATAACGGTGATGAGAACGACGGGACACCCGAGGACCTCCCGGGTCCAGTAACGGACTACACCGTGGTATCAGTCACCAGGGAATACGCCGGCGACTGGTGGCGCGAACCCGACGATGGCCCGGGAATCGCCGTCGTCTTGACCGATCCCGACGAGGTGCGGGCGGTCGTCGAGACCGACGAGGAGGTCGAGCAATTCATCGACGAAACCGACTTCGCCGCAGACGCGGTCTATTACCTCGAGGGCGTCGGCCCCAACGCGTGTTACTCCCGTCTCGATGTGGAAGAACTGGTCGTCATCGTGAATGGTGACTACACGCTCCAGGCTACCGTCCGGGCACGGGATGTCTCTGATGACGACGAGGACTGTCCCCAGGTCCACAGTTTCCCGTCGGTGCTGTTGCGGGTCGAAAGCGAGGTGACGATCGACGACGCCACGTTCCGGATGGTCGATGGCTGGGAAAACGAAGACTCGGTCTCACCCATGGATATCGGAACGTTTGCACAGGAGTGA
- a CDS encoding DUF7333 family protein, whose protein sequence is MNFDLPKTVGAFVLVLVIGIGSLFILPEVTPMAPMTTQTILMMVLPSMVIFGAVMVLIGVKHGEYRAMNV, encoded by the coding sequence ATGAATTTCGACCTGCCCAAAACCGTCGGCGCATTCGTCCTCGTACTCGTGATCGGAATCGGCTCACTGTTCATTCTTCCAGAAGTGACGCCAATGGCCCCGATGACGACACAAACGATCCTGATGATGGTGTTGCCATCGATGGTGATATTCGGCGCGGTTATGGTCCTCATAGGGGTAAAACACGGTGAATACCGAGCCATGAATGTCTGA
- a CDS encoding substrate-binding domain-containing protein: MQRREFIAAVTLGASTATAGCVTSGSEGTGGPAGLDGDTLTLTTTTSTYDTGLVDELNASFQERFGATVHAIDQGTGAALETGRNGDCDVVLVHARALEDEFLREGYGVNRRDLMYNDFVVVGPEADPAGVDGADGVIAAFEAIAGSESTFVSRGDDSGTYAREQTIWEESTAQPGGEWYREAGAGMGEVLTQAAQSGGYTLADRGTFISMRSQIELGIRLQGPIEDGPELLWNRYGIVAVNPAVHDGVAYDLAMAYIGFVTSPAGQRIIEEYTVDGERLFVPEAVSAEPNFRQYVPEGWDPEEE, encoded by the coding sequence ATGCAACGCCGCGAGTTCATCGCAGCCGTCACCCTCGGAGCGTCGACAGCCACCGCCGGCTGCGTCACGAGCGGCAGCGAAGGGACCGGGGGACCCGCGGGACTCGATGGCGACACGCTCACGCTCACGACGACGACGAGTACATACGACACCGGACTCGTCGACGAACTCAACGCGAGCTTTCAGGAGCGCTTCGGCGCCACCGTCCACGCGATCGATCAGGGGACCGGCGCCGCGCTGGAAACGGGACGAAACGGCGACTGTGACGTCGTGTTGGTTCACGCGCGGGCGCTCGAGGACGAATTCCTGCGCGAGGGATACGGCGTGAACCGGCGGGACCTGATGTACAACGACTTCGTCGTCGTGGGCCCCGAAGCGGATCCGGCCGGCGTCGACGGCGCCGACGGCGTAATCGCGGCGTTCGAGGCGATCGCCGGTTCGGAGTCGACGTTCGTCTCCAGAGGCGACGACTCCGGAACCTACGCCAGGGAACAGACCATCTGGGAGGAATCGACCGCCCAGCCGGGTGGGGAGTGGTACCGAGAGGCCGGCGCTGGGATGGGCGAGGTGTTGACCCAGGCCGCCCAGTCCGGTGGCTACACACTGGCTGACCGCGGGACGTTCATCTCGATGCGGTCGCAGATCGAGCTCGGGATCCGGCTGCAGGGCCCCATCGAGGACGGCCCGGAACTGCTCTGGAACCGCTACGGGATCGTGGCGGTGAACCCCGCTGTCCACGATGGAGTCGCCTACGACCTCGCGATGGCGTACATCGGGTTCGTCACCTCGCCTGCGGGCCAGCGGATCATCGAGGAGTACACCGTCGACGGCGAGCGACTGTTCGTCCCCGAAGCGGTGTCGGCGGAACCGAACTTCCGACAGTACGTCCCCGAGGGCTGGGACCCCGAGGAGGAGTAA
- a CDS encoding ABC transporter permease, whose product MVVSLLSVVPDASILALLVDFPFDRNYLTSIVYVSLYVSLTAVTLSTLFSLPIAMLVGFSEFPGKGFVVALINTGMGFPSVVVGLVVLFAVSSQGPLGAFDLVFTREAMIISQFVLAAPVITGVSLAAVTSVQQGVRDAAYAMGGTRLDVALVTIKEARYGIATGVLAGLGRAISEVGSVLIVGGNIVTADGTSVTRTLTTAIQLEARQGRFELALLLGGVLVALVLLINGVVLRLGGGRI is encoded by the coding sequence ATGGTGGTGTCCCTGCTTTCGGTCGTACCGGACGCCAGCATCCTCGCCCTGCTCGTCGATTTTCCGTTCGACCGCAACTACCTGACGAGCATCGTCTACGTCTCGCTGTACGTGAGCCTCACCGCTGTCACGTTGAGCACGCTGTTCAGCCTCCCGATCGCAATGCTCGTCGGCTTCTCGGAGTTTCCCGGCAAGGGGTTCGTCGTAGCCCTGATAAACACCGGAATGGGCTTCCCCAGCGTCGTCGTCGGGCTCGTCGTACTGTTTGCGGTCTCGAGTCAGGGGCCGCTGGGCGCGTTCGATCTGGTGTTCACCAGGGAGGCGATGATCATCTCACAGTTCGTCCTCGCGGCGCCGGTGATCACGGGCGTGAGCCTCGCGGCGGTCACCAGCGTCCAGCAGGGCGTTCGGGACGCCGCCTACGCGATGGGCGGTACCCGGCTCGACGTGGCACTCGTCACAATCAAGGAGGCCCGATACGGGATCGCGACCGGCGTGCTCGCCGGGCTCGGGCGGGCGATAAGCGAGGTCGGGTCGGTGCTCATCGTCGGCGGGAACATCGTCACCGCCGACGGGACCTCGGTCACCCGGACGCTGACGACGGCGATCCAGCTCGAGGCCCGCCAGGGCCGCTTCGAGCTCGCCTTGCTCCTGGGAGGCGTGCTGGTCGCGCTCGTGCTGTTGATCAACGGCGTCGTGCTCCGCCTCGGAGGTGGACGAATATGA